TCCCCGAGCGCGAGCCAAAAGGCGTGGTACTGCCGCCGGCAAAGATGCCGCCCATACCCTCACCCTGATCGTCTTGTATAAAAACCAAAATGGCCAAAAGAACTGCCACAATAATAAACACCACTAGTAAGACACCGCCAAAAAATTGCATTATTAACTTATCTCCAAATTTATTAACTATAAAATTTATTTATCAAAATTGACTAAAGCGCTAAAATCGGCAGCTTTTAAACTAGCCCCGCCCACTAAGGCCCCGTCAATGTTAGGCATAGCCATTAATTCTTTAATATTATCGGGCTTAACACTACCGCCGTAAAGAATAGATAAACCATTAGCCAACTCGTCATTGTATAAAGCTGCCAAAGTTTTGCGTATATGTATATGCATAGCCTCTGCATCGGCGCTGCTGGCCGTTTTACCGGTACCAATAGCCCATACCGGCTCGTAGGCAAT
The DNA window shown above is from Spirochaetaceae bacterium and carries:
- a CDS encoding triose-phosphate isomerase, whose translation is IAYEPVWAIGTGKTASSADAEAMHIHIRKTLAALYNDELANGLSILYGGSVKPDNIKELMAMPNIDGALVGGASLKAADFSALVNFDK